Proteins from a single region of Drosophila biarmipes strain raj3 chromosome 3R, RU_DBia_V1.1, whole genome shotgun sequence:
- the LOC108031438 gene encoding uncharacterized protein LOC108031438 isoform X8: protein MFGCIYQLWDWLEAPPLFTAGTMDAKKLQQLQEAAILAQQQKKLPLAYQTNLVDYRTAAYSQALYQQSPTATSSSGGGPLSPIEMQPQSKHHNLMKHGGHGGGTSSSSHSSPYHQSYSSSGGTVAGEQLYQSPTERTYLAAAGRLQASNAMAGHHPISALQSQYQQLQAAKMQAQMATQSEAAQQQQRTFAMRQAMNPPTNHYHMSQSPSMASNMTTLTQQQQQQQQQQQRAPPSSLNLQNQYQPAQGPLKLQQQQQQQQQQQQQQQQQPAMPKHYQEQLYAQQQQLQQQLQQQQQLQQQQQLQQQQHRHKNDLQTPGSEHGTVYIQQNHPGHVVNQACQTQISAVKPKATPSSEESSSNSAKSPTHAPLDRKKSAGSIQALKSPITKRPPSTPVTLSGWLHKQGSDGLKVWRKRWFVLAEYCLYYYKGPEEEKLLGSVLLPSYRVSACLPEDKIYRKFAFKCEHQNMRTYWLAADNSEAMMQWVRALAAASLMQAPSSGESEPSVNSSLNHSGENSDSGIHTLQSHPGKGNQQPTPSSENTGSSGGGSGTGQPLYANAPPKPRRINDGGYSSPSPEHNEQQQHHAQQQQQQHPSRRLMSPTQQIYQQQQHQRSQQQQQQPQQHHAIYDTRTGHVSTALQLQQAQQQYSLDHLEAQFQQQQLDMEEQIARLQQQRAAEEIYGEREMYMAKLMQQRQGPNGAYPTQQQLLQAERRTPDAYGRSKQQRLFAAAAAAADYEDIYNMSQLAGGGGAGGVPMSAQEALLQEAASYRRPLSPPSYDGSKHVPAMPQRYTPNHLEASGADQLINTMDLRARSAAAIVRPHSADFLEYEARAEAAAAAAAAAVAQSHQESGRAPRPKSSLDINRTPDSFYYSEASYAEKMRKSALYLQSGGAGQAQPQQAGSYRTAAGDFNSGVNTIGYENPYERAYKRQELLAEAQAQGGAASSMPRMSRSASQGRSVASQLQSPQQQEDLPPLNVHPGSIFPPSMSTQEIISKNEQFLRSASARLPKRSGGMDDDYSAGNSTTTSPTGGAGASNSPQHQDGERKREESMKRLLEWKQRMLQSPLTRKGIQQGGSNMSAMSKLGSNPNILLASTAVASGARYGPQAGKTGLVVGNANGGAQVAGNQLQPPSSSGGIQRSRSESQANIGPGGVVYNSYSSDDEASISVRNVNNLPVGNLTVKPDPSDVQQESAFAPYYGGAAETKYAKNTVLTDRGLYAGNGSAGGLATSTPQNHPQFRMRRTGSRAEIDMLERETSSQIRNRLRSAEGLTRAESIQRLDYLKQHLLDLERHYEKSKPLVNLVDNMVKLGSLYRNDANGRVQPATLDRMEFNQRMQERQMLQEEQQQWERLSPNQAELQAKVRELYQLDQLLQEESGTLQSLQRDKEDLERALGGLRARIHDSNATPMALEAAKKQQHILERELSRVHQLLAENSKVSKKLEQTVAGNARLEQELLLLRQKVQATRGGATPNGLGGDGPHINGDASVLASELERVQSLVGDMQRQRHELSSAVRQLTENSTRLYQEIGNKEMNGGGSTNGSLKKRSNSTSWTETDLDANMLRCGSRQQLNDSTLNLSTPLYVDTNSSTKLSDYNRYNGGGSSDALEMSGVDSDGFLDSNPFAIGLEKPEIKTVRIVKRESERRNRDRSERGLSNSIQNLDQVLEEEQYAQQQREQQLYAQNLEDQMSNGHHSRSKSLPRNYSEPPKQRHSRHMNGKQNGHHYNNGFDYDRNSNYEHQPPPPPAPQSNGHHHHPPPPPREHREQREHLNPLANAYFAKQLQQQVNPSRDSARVALRTKTDSLQSLNKSLTDISPEPVFQSVAARQIINEMSAGSASEDTEKVVEKVPPHHKHRRAVPREKRRHYTAPNNVNQKAMEKVQAENDMNRNNTNWRARDDLDMEVALRPRMNAPDVVRSALGQGEKISENTIDNLLLAPNKIVIPERYIPETTPELSPEEKKRRQEKVESIKKMLAEAPISSNENESLPPSKINAEKKQREHLLQLNQILAQQVMQVSKIVAEKAMSKAAERSSQDDENRSESPSEPLPIFQQRDNFYS from the exons atgttTGGCTGCATTTATCAGCTTTGGGACTG GTTGGAGGCGCCGCCCCTCTTCACCGCCGGCACCATGGACGCCAagaagctgcagcagctgcaggaggCAGCGATCCTGGcgcagcagcagaagaagcTGCCGTTGGCCTACCAGACGAATCTCGTGGACTACCGGACGGCGGCCTACAGCCAGGCGTTGTACCAGCAATCCCCCACGGCCACCAGCTCCAGCGGAGGAGGACCCCTCTCGCCGATCGAGATGCAGCCGCAGTCCAAGCACCACAACCTGATGAAGCACGGTGGCCATGGAGGAGGTACCTCCAGCAGTTCCCACAGCTCCCCCTACCACCAGTCCTACTCGAGCAGTGGAGGAACTGTTGCGGGGGAGCAGCTCTATCAGTCGCCCACGGAGCGAACCTATCTGGCGGCAGCCGGGAGATTGCAGGCCAGCAATGCCATGGCCGGGCATCATCCCATCTCTGCCCTCCAGTCGCAGTACCAGCAACTGCAGGCCGCCAAGATGCAGGCCCAGATGGCCACCCAAAGTGAggccgcccagcagcagcagcggacATTCGCCATGCGACAGGCCATGAACCCGCCCACGAACCACTACCACATGAGTCAGTCGCCCAGCATGGCCTCCAACATGACCACTCtcacccagcagcagcaacagcagcagcagcagcaacagaggGCTCCTCCCTCCTCTCTTAACTTGCAAAATCAATACCAACCTGCTCAGGGTCCTCTCAAgttgcaacaacagcaacagcagcagcagcaacaacagcagcagcaacagcagcaacctgCAATGCCCAAACACTACCAGGAGCAACTGtacgcccagcagcagcagttgcagcagcaattgcagcaacagcagcagttgcagcagcagcaacagctgcaacaacagcaacatcgccACAAAAACGACCTGCAAACCCCGGGCAGTGAACACGGCACCGTCTATATCCAGCAGAATCACCCCGGTCATGTGGTCAACCAGGCCTGCCAGACGCAGATATCGGCGGTCAAGCCCAAGGCGACGCCCAGTTCGGAGGAATCCTCCTCGAACTCCGCCAAGAGTCCCACCCATGCCCCATTGGATCGGAAAAAGAGTGCCGGTTCCATACAGGCCCTGAAGTCACCGATTACCAAGAGGCCACCCTCCACACCGGTGACTCTATCAGGATGGCTCCACAAACAGGGTTCCGATGGCCTGAAGGTGTGGCGCAAGCGCTGGTTCGTCCTGGCCGAGTACTGCCTGTACTACTACAAGGGACCCGAAGAGGAGAAGCTGCTGGGATCGGTGCTTCTACCATCATATCGCGTATCCGCCTGTTTGCCCGAGGACAAGATCTACAGGAAATTCGCCTTCAAGTGTGAGCATCAGAATATGAGAACCTACTGGCTGGCCGCGGACAATTCCGAGGCCATGATGCAGTGGGTCAGGGCCTTGGCGGCGGCCAGCTTGATGCAGGCACCCAGCAGCGGGGAATCGGAGCCCAGCGTGAACTCCTCGCTGAACCACAGTGGCGAGAACTCCGACTCCGGTATTCATACCCTGCAGTCGCACCCGGGAAAGGGCAACCAGCAGCCCACACCCTCGTCGGAGAACACGGGCAGCAGTGGCGGAGGAAGTGGCACGGGTCAGCCGCTCTATGCCAATGCGCCACCCAAGCCCAGGCGGATCAATGATGGGGGATACTCCTCACCCTCACCCGAGCACAAcgaacagcagcaacaccatgcgcagcaacagcagcagcaacatcctAGTCGCCGCCTCATGTCGCCCACGCAGCAAAtctaccagcagcagcagcaccaacgatctcagcagcaacagcagcagccgcagcaacaTCACGCCATCTACGACACTCGCACAGGTCATGTGTCCACTgcgttgcagttgcagcaggcgcagcagcagtACTCCCTGGATCATCTGGAGGCGCagttccagcagcagcagctggacaTGGAGGAGCAGATCGCTAGGTTGCAGCAGCAGAGGGCCGCCGAGGAGATCTACGGCGAGCGGGAGATGTACATGGCCAAGTTGATGCAGCAGAGGCAGGGTCCGAACGGAGCCTATCccacgcagcagcagctgttgCAGGCGGAGCGGAGGACTCCCGACGCCTATGGGCGCTCCAAGCAGCAGCGACTctttgccgccgccgccgctgcagcGGATTACGAGGACATCTACAACATGTCGCAGCTGGCGGGAGGCGGCGGCGCAGGGGGCGTGCCCATGTCCGCCCAGGAGGCACTGCTCCAGGAGGCCGCCAGCTACCGGCGACCGCTCAGTCCGCCCAGCTATGATGGCAGCAAGCACGTGCCAGCGATGCCGCAGCGGTACACGCCGAATCACTTGGAG GCCAGTGGCGCTGATCAACTAATCAATACCATGGACTTGCGTGCCCGCTCGGCGGCGGCCATAGTGCGTCCCCATTCCGCGGACTTCCTGGAGTACGAGGCGCGTGCTGAGGCAGCTgcagccgctgccgccgcgGCGGTGGCCCAGAGTCATCAGGAGAGCGGTCGGGCTCCGAGGCCCAAGTCCAGCTTGGACATTAACCGCACGCCGGACAGCTTCTACTACTCGGAGGCCAGCTATGCGGAGAAGATGCGGAAGAGTGCGCTGTACCTCCAGAGCGGAGGAGCTGGCCAGGCTCAGCCGCAGCAGGCGGGCAGCTATCGCACCGCAGCGGGTGACTTCAATTCCGGGGTGAACACCATTGGCTACGAGAATCCCTACGAGAGGGCCTACAAGAGGCAGGAGCTCCTGGCCGAGGCACAGGCTCAGGGAGGAGCGGCCAGCAGCATGCCGCGCATGAGCCGATCCGCCAGTCAAGGACGTTCGGTGGCATCCCAGCTGCAATCCCCCCAGCAGCAGGAGGACCTGCCGCCCCTCAACGTGCATCCGGGATCCATCTTCCCACCCTCGATGTCCACGCAGGAGATCATCAGCAAGAACGAGCAGTTCCTGCGCTCCGCCAGCGCCCGGCTGCCCAAGAGATCGGGTGGCATGGACGATGACTATTCGGCTGGGAACTCGACGACCACTTCGCCCACCGGCGGAGCAGGAGCCTCCAACTCACCGCAGCATCAGGATGGCGAAAGGAAGCGGGAGGAGTCCATGAAGCGTCTGCTGGAGTGGAAACAGCGCATGCTGCAGTCACCTCTGACCCGCAAGGGCATCCAGCAGGGCGGCAGCAACATGTCCGCCATGTCCAAGCTGGGAAGCAATCCGAACATCCTGCTGGCCTCCACGGCGGTGGCCAGTGGAGCGCGCTATGGCCCCCAGGCGGGCAAAACGGGTCTGGTGGTGGGCAATGCGAATGGCGGGGCCCAGGTGGCCGGGAATCAACTGCAGCCACCATCCTCCTCCGGCGGAATCCAGCGATCCCGATCCGAGAGCCAGGCCAACATAGGACCCGGCGGAGTGGTGTACAACAGCTACTCCTCGGACGATGAGG CCTCGATTTCCGTGCGCAACGTGAACAATCTGCCCGTGGGAAATCTGACGGTGAAACCGGATCCCTCGGACGTCCAGCAGGAGTCCGCCTTTGCCCCGTACTACGGAGGGGCGGCGGAGACCAAGTACGCCAAGAACACGGTGCTCACGGATCGCGGGCTCTACGCCGGAAACGGATCTGCTGGTGGCCTGGCCACGTCCACGCCCCAAAATCATCCGCAGTTCCGGATGCGGCGCACCGGAAGCAGGGCGGAAATCGATATGCTGGAGCGGGAAACCAGCAGCCAGATCAGG AATCGCCTGCGCAGTGCCGAGGGCTTGACCAGGGCCGAAAGCATCCAGCGATTGGACTACTTGAAGCAGCACCTCTTGGACCTGGAGCGGCACTATGAGAAGAGCAAGCCGCTGGTCAACTTGGTGGACAACATGGTCAAGCTGGGATCTCTGTATCGCAATGATGCCAATGGTAGGGTTCAACCTGCTACGTTGGATCGGATGGAGTTCAACCAGAGGATGCAGGAGCGTCAAATgctgcaggaggagcagcagcagtgggAGCGCCTCAGTCCCAACCAGGCGGAGTTACAG GCCAAGGTGCGTGAGCTGTACCAACTGGATCAGCTGCTGCAGGAGGAGTCTGGAACTCTGCAGAGTCTGCAGCGGGACAAGGAGGACCTCGAGCGAGCCTTGGGAGGATTGAGGGCCCGCATCCACGACAGCAATGCCACGCCCATGGCCCTGGAGGCGGCCAAGAAGCAGCAGCACATCCTGGAGCGCGAGTTGTCGCGGGTCCATCAGCTGCTGGCCGAGAACTCAAAGGTATCAAAG AAACTGGAGCAGACGGTGGCGGGAAATGCTCGCTTGGAGCAGGAGCTCCTTCTCCTGCGCCAGAAGGTGCAGGCCACGAGGGGAGGAGCAACACCCAATGGGTTGGGCGGCGATGGCCCCCACATCAATGGAGATGCCTCCGTTTTGGCCTCGGAGCTGGAGCGGGTTCAATCCCTGGTGGGCGATATGCAGAGACAGCGCCATGAGCTCAGCTCGGCGGTGCGCCAGCTGACGGAGAACTCGACCAGGTTGTACCAGGAGATTGGCAACAAGGAGATGAACGGCGGTGGATCCACCAACGGCAGCCTGAAGAAGCGCAGCAACTCCACCAGTTGGACGGAAACCGATCTGGACGCCAATATGCTGCGATGCGGAAGTCGCCAGCAGCTGAACGACTCCACTCTCAACCTATCCACGCCCCTTTATGTGGACACCAATAGCTCCACCAAGTTGAGTGACTACAACCGATACAACGGAGGCGGCAGCAGCGATGCCCTGGAGATGAGCGGAGTGGACAGCGATGGCTTCCTCGATAGCAACCCCTTTGCCATTGGCCTGGAGAAACCCGAGATCAAGACGGTGAGGATTGTGAAGCGCGAATCGGAGCGACGTAATCGCGATCGCAGTGAAAGGGGCCTGAGCAACTCCATCCAGAATCTGGATCAGGtcctggaggaggagcagtacgcccagcagcagcgggagcagcagctgtATGCCCAGAACCTCGAGGACCAGATGAGCAATGGCCACCACAGCCGCTCCAAGTCGTTGCCGCGCAACTACAGTGAGCCCCCGAAGCAGAGGCACAGTCGCCACATGAACGGCAAACAGAATGGTCACCACTATAACAATGGCTTCGACTACGATCGGAACAGCAACTACGAGCACCAGCCACCGCCACCACCGGCTCCTCAGAGCAACGGACACCACCATcatccgccgccgccgccgaggGAGCACCGGGAGCAGCGCGAGCACCTCAATCCCCTGGCCAATGCCTACTTCGCCAagcagctccagcagcaggTGAACCCCTCGCGGGACAGTGCCCGGGTGGCCCTGCGCACCAAGACGGACTCCCTGCAGAGCCTGAACAAGAGCCTCACGGACATCAGTCCGGAGCCGGTGTTCCAGAGCGTGGCTGCCCGCCAGATCATCAACGAAATGTCCGCCGGCTCGGCATCAGAGGACACCGAGAAGGTGGTGGAGAAGGTGCCACCGCATCACAAGCATCGCAGGGCGGTCCCAAGGGAGAAGAGGCGACACTACACTGCCCCGAACAATGTCAACCAGAAGGCCATGGAGAAGGTGCAGGCCGAGAACGATATGAATCGGAAC AACACCAACTGGCGAGCCCGCGATGATCTGGACATGGAGGTGGCCCTAAGACCTCGCATGAATGCCCCCGATGTGGTTCGTTCTGCTCTGGGACAGGGAGAGAAGATTTCGGAGAACACCATAGACAACTTGCTACTGGCACCCAACAAAATAGTCATACCCGAGCGTTACATACCAGAAACA aCGCCCGAACTGTCGCCGGAGGAGAAGAAGCGTCGTCAGGAGAAGGTGGAGTCCATCAAGAAAATGCTGGCCGAGGCGCCCATTAGCAGCAAC GAAAACGAAAGTCTGCCGCCCAGCAAAATCAATGCCGAGAAGAAGCAGCGCGAACACCTGCTGCAACTCAACCAAATCCTGGCCCAGCAGGTGATGCAGGTCAGCAAGATCGTGGCCG